In the Symphalangus syndactylus isolate Jambi chromosome 17, NHGRI_mSymSyn1-v2.1_pri, whole genome shotgun sequence genome, atGCGCAGTCGCCAACAACAAGTCCGCACGTCCGGTCCCGCCCCCCTTCCTCGCCTTCTTCCCATTCCGGCCTCCCATTGGCTGGCGTCGGCGCGAGCGCGCAACACCGACGCGGCTGACCAATGAGCGCTCTGGAGGGCGTGGCCGTGGGAAAGGAGGTGCGGAAAGCCGACGCGAGTCCATTGGTCGGCTGGACGAGGGGAGGAGCCGCTGGCTCCCAGCCCCACCGCGATGAGCCTCGGCCGCCTTTGCCGCCTGCTGAAGCCGGCGCTACTCTGTGGGGCTCTGGCCGCGCCAGGCCTGGCCGGGACCATGGTGAGTGAGCGCCGCGCCTGTTGCCGGCCCGGTGACCGTTGTGGGGGGCGCGCGATCCCTGCCTCCGCTCGCCAGCGCGGGGAACCCTCGGGCTCCAGTGAGCTTGGTTGGGGGCATCTGGgggctccccctccccacccccggcCTGGCACGCAGGTGACCGCACTGCGAGGCGCTCCGCTGCCCTCCAGGCCGTTGTGGGCGCGCGGGCTGGGttcagggaaggggaaggagctgTTCAATGCGCGCGGGTTGGGGTCGGGGAAGGGACTGTCCAGGCCGTTGCGGGCGCGTGGGCTGGGGtcggggaaggggaaggggctgTTCCACGCGCGCAGGTCGTGGTCAGGGAAGGGGCCATCCAGGCCGTTGCGGGCGCGCGGGCTGGGTtcggggaaggggaaggagctgTTCAATGCGCGCGGGTTGGGGTCGGGGAAGGGACTGTCCAGGCCGTTGCGGGCGCGCGGGCTGGGGTCGGGAAAGTGGAAGGGGCTGTTCCACGCGCGCGGGTCGTGGTCGGGGAAGGGGCCCTCCAGGCCGTTTCGGGCGCGCGTCCCGGGGCCGGCGTCGGGGTCCAGGCTTGCAGGGGGCGGGGTCCGGGACGGCTGGGGCGGAGCTGGACCGTTGGGGGCCACGGGTGGGCGTCTCCGGGCCGAGCGGGGCTGCTGCGCCCGAGCGGCTGGGGGCGCGGAGGGCTGGAAATCCCAGATCACGCGCCCCCGGGCGCCGCCCCGCCCCCGCGCCTTGGCCTAGCGCGGTGGCGTCACAGTCGCGCAGTCCTGACTACGGCCTCCGGGCCTTTGTCCCCGGCAGCAGCGCTCGGGGTGGGGGAGCCAGGCGGGGCGGGAGACGGGCGGGTATGGGCCGCGCGGGCGCAGGCTCCCCCGGGCGCCGCAGGCAGCGGTGCCAGAGCCGGGGCAGGCGGCGGCCGCGAGCCCCTCGGCGGCGCAAGGCTCCAGCGTGCAGGCGCAGGAGGGCGCGCCGCGGACGGAAGGAGCCCTGTCCCCGCAGCTCGGGACCGGAGATCCACGAATGTCCCGAGTCCCAGGACCCGGTGCGCGCGGGACCCCCACACCGGCTGCTGTGGCACATTTTGGGGTTGGAACCCTCTCCCGGCCTCCGGGTCTCCGGTAAAACCGGACCAGAAGTACAAGGGGGTGTGTGCGTTTAAGGAGGAGGAGCGTTCAGGTTTTCAGGGCCTCAGGGCCCCGGTGTCCCCGCCACCAACCCGCTCCGGatcccttcctgcctcagcctcccgtccACGCTCTCTGCTCAGCTTCCTTTGCCTTGCAGTGCGCGTCCCGAGACGACTGGCGCTGTGCGCGCTCCATGCACGAGTTTTCCGCCAAGGACATCGACGGGCACACGGTTAACCTGGACAAGTACCGGTAGGCGCTCGCCTGGGGTGGGGCGAGGGCCGGGGCCTGGGAGGGGGCCCTGTTCTGCGCTGACGCCGCCGACCCTCGCAGGGGCTTCGTGTGCATCGTCACCAACGTCGCCTCCCAGTGAGGCAAGACCGAAGTGAACTACACTCAGCTCGTCGACCTGCACGCCCGATACGCTGAGTGTGGTTTGCGGATCCTGGCCTTCCCTTGTAACCAGTTCGGGAAGCAGGTGGGCGGCTGCTGTGTCCCCGGGGCCCGCAGAGGCcggtgggtgggggtgggctcCAGCCTGGAGAGGGCCTGGGAGTATGCAGGAGGCCCGGATGGAGGGGGTGCCAGGCCCCCGACTCACTCACACACCTTGGCCGCCACAGGAGCCAGGGAGTAACGAAGAGATCAAAGAGTTCGCTGCGGGCTACAACGTCAAATTCGATATGTTCAGCAAGATCTGCGTGAACGGGGATGACGCCCACCCGCTGTGGAAGTGGATGAAGATCCAACCCAAGGGCAAGGGCATCCTGGGAAAGTGCGTGACCTCTGGAGGCAGTAGGGCtgccggggtgggggtgggggggctgcTGGGATGCTCACACCTCCCTGGGGGCGGAATGGCTCAGGGGGCGGTTGCGGGGAGGTGCTGGGACTCTCACATCGTGTGGCTTCTTGGGGTAAGATGGCTCAGGGGGGCCATGGAGGGCTGTGGAGGCAGCCAGGGATGCCCACACCTTTGTGGCCTCCTGGGGACAGGATGGCTCGGGGGGCTGTGGGGGGCTGTTGGGACTCTCACACTGCATGGCTTCCTGGGGGTAAGATGGCTCTTGGGGGCCATGGGGGCACTGTGGCTGTGGAGGCAGCCAGGGAAGCTCACACCCTTGTGGCCTCCTGGAGACAGGACGGCTTGGGGACTGTGGGGGGCTGCTGGGGACGCTCACGTCCATGTGCTTCTTTTCCAGTGCCATCAAGTGGAACTTCACCAAGGTAAGGGGGCTGTGGGGGGTAGGGGACCAGCTTCCCCCAGCCACAGCCCTGGCCCAGATGGGCAGCAGGCAGGAAGGGCGGCCACAGCCCCTTGCAGGGGGCCACCCCCACGGTGGCCCCACAGTTTGGACACCGTCTCTCCACAGTTCCTCATTGACAAGAACGGCTGCGTGGTGAAGCGTTACGGACCCATGGAGGAACCCCTGGTAGGTCCTCTCTAGGGCGCCTGCTTGGGGCAGGGGCTTGGGAGATAGCTGCCCTAACCCAGCTTTCCTCCCTGACAGGTAATAGAGAAGGACCTGCCCCACTATTTCTAGCTCCACAAGTGTGTGGCCCCACCCAAGCCCCCTGCCCACGCCCTCGGAGCCTTCCACCGGCACCCATGACGGCCTGCCTGCAAACCAGCCGCTGGTGGGGCAGACCCGAAAATCCAGCGTGCACCCCGCCGGAGGAAGGTCCCGCGGCCCGCTGGGCTTGGCTTGGCGCCCTCACCCCTGGCTGCCTTGTGGgaataaatagacaaattggcCTGCTGGATCTTTCTGCCTAGGGGTTTGGGGGGGCCCTTTTGCCAGGGGCCCCTCCATGTCAGGGCCAGTTGCTGTCAGCTGTCAGGCTGGGGGTGCCATGGAGATGGAATGTTGTTGCCCCCTCTTCCTCCAGGCTCGGGGGCTGTGCTGGCTGGGGTGCTGGGGTGCAGCGAGATCTGAGCCCGTTGGACACCGAGCCCTGGCTCTTAATCCATGCAGCCCCACCTGCTGTGCACAGGCAGGGCCTGGTAGGGTGGAGTCTTGGAGGAGATAATTCTAAGTGGCTGTTCTTCCTGGCCCCGGGCCTTAACCCGTTAGGAGATGGCTATTGCGGCCTCCTCTGGCCAGGAAGCAGAAGTGCAGAGGCCGGAGGAACAGCGTAGCCCTAGTGGTGGGGATGGGTTGGGCACCCACACCTGCCCTTGGGGCCTCACCTGGCTGGGGGGTGTGGGGGTGGCTGGGTGGTTACTGTTCACGAGTCCCTCCGTGAGGGCTGGGGATGGACAGGCCAGGAGGGGCTGGCAGAGCAGTACCAACCACCGTTCAGGGGGCCCGGGGGCTGTTTGGGCACAGCCTGGCTGCCTACCTGCACAGCTGGAGGGACTGCAGCCTGCCAGGGTGGCTGATCCCAGCTACCCCCACTGGGGGTCTGTGGAATGGACCATCCATGGCACCTGCCCCAAACACGGGGTTGAAGAGTCTGTCTCTCCCAGCCCTCGTCCTCCCTCATCCACATGGGGCCAGCACAGGGCGGTGGGCAGAATGAGGCCTGGTAACCAGGAGAGCCTGGGGGGATGCCCACgaacccctgccctcccctccgtGTCCCGCAGGCTGAGCAGCAGACTCCATGGGAAGTAGGCAAAAggcacatatatttaaaaaagtcCTTTACATATGTACATCAGAACTTGCTATAAATACATAGAAACCGCAGGCGCCACCCTGCCAGCTCCGCGGCCTGGGGCCTGGGAGAGGTGAGCGGGCAATAACTTAGGGGTCAGagaagggctgggggagggggaattGCATATATTAGCGGGGGTCTGCCCCACAGAGCCCCCGAGACGCGGGGCCCTGAGCACCTGGGGTTTCCTGAGTTTCTAGCTCTTGGGACCACCCAGTTTCACGGATTTCAGGGGTTTGGGCCCACTGAGCCCTTGTGGGTGCCCAGTCCCAGAGCAGCCACCCGGAGCCCCTTCCTACTTGGGaggagaggcacagagagggcccTGCCACGCCCCGGCCCCCAGCTGTCCTGAGTGGGCCCCGCCAGGGCTGACCAGGTGGGGGCCCGGGTCGGGCGCGGAAGGCACTGCGGCCAGGGCCTGGGGCTCTTCTGAGCAGTGATCAGGGGATCTTGGCCCTGCTTCCCACCGCTGCTCCTAAGGGAGAAACGGTCCCTGTGACTTGGGGCATGTTTCGCCTAAAGGCGTGTCAGAGAGGAGCCTGGGCGCCCGGGAAAGGTGGGCTGAATTGGATCACGCTCTGCCGCTCGGGACCGCCGCCCGCTGCGCCCCCCGCGCCCTCCCCCAGCGCGCCCTCGGAGGGCGGCCCCGCGTGCAGCGAGCGCAGCATGTCCTCCAGCACCTCTTTGAAGTTGATGTCACAGCCCTGGTGCGCGAGGGCTGCAGGGTCGGCCTGGGCGTCGGGGGTGCCCAGCGGCACGACGCCGGGACCGGCGTCCAGGGACAGCGGCGCCGGGAAGGAGAAGTGCGGGGGCGGTGGGAAGGCCTCAGCCGGGGGGCTGTAGGTGAGGTCCAGCACCTCTCCGGGGCCGCAAGGCAGCGCCAGCGGGCGTGGGACGGGCAGGGCGGGGCAGCCCAGGGCGCGCGCCTGCCTGCGTTTCACGTCCGCATCCATCAGCCGCAGCTCCTGCAGCACGCGGCGCACGCAGCCCTCGGGGATCTTGATGCCTACGGGCAAAGCGGCAGGGTCAGGGCCGGGGCTGGGGGCTCGGGCCTTCCCGGGGCGCCCGCCGCCCACTCACCCACTTGCTTCTTCCTGTCCTTGGTCTTCAGCCGCACGATCTGCAGGTAGCTGCTGCTGCTGACGTCGGCCATGACGGCGGCGATGCGGCCCCACACGCGCAGCAGCGCGCCGCACAGCATGTAGTGGTGCCGCAGCCGCAGCCCCTGCAGGCAGTCCTTACCCTCCTGCGCCAGCCGGCAGTGCCGGTTCCTGCGGACGAGACGGGTCGTCTCGGCTCAGGCGGGTCCCAGGGGCCCGCAGGCTCCCCAGGTGCCCTGAGATGTCCCGCCTCCTCTCAGGGTCTCGGGAGTCCCCGATCCCCACTTGGGTCGCCATCTGCCGGTTTCCCCCTGGTCCCCGGCCCGCCCTCACCAGGCGCTGTGGCTGCAGTGCGTCAGCGACAAGGCGTAGCCACTCTCCCagggctccttggcctcctccGCGGTGACCTGGGGACACAGGGCCGCATGAGCCTCGGTGGGGCCAGGGCCGGCACCCCGAGGGAAAGCTGCGCCCGGCGGCCGCCTACCCGGTGGAACTTGCGGCGGAGGCTGTCCAGGGCCTCCAGCTGGCTCTGCCGGCCGATGTTGGGCTTGTACACCGTGAAGAGCTGGCCGCGGTTCTGCTCCGCCAGCAGGCAGCTGGGCTTGTTACCGCGGACCTGCGGAGGGGGGCGTTGAGGCCGCGCCCAGGTCCGCCCCCCGTGGGCCCTCCTCTGGGGGGGTAACCCCGCCCGACCCCACCTTGTAGGAGAGGTAGAAGCCGTCATAGGGGCCTGTCAGCTCCAGCGACTTGGCAAAGGCTTCCTCCCACTTCAGGCCGCGGTCCACGCTGATCTGCCACGGCACGGGGTGggggtgtgtgagtgtggtgggggcggggtgggcgGTGTGTGAGGGGCTGTGGGGCTTCCTGCTGACCTTGTAGAAGACCACCTGCCCGTCCTGTGGGTGCCCAGGAGCCAGGAACACCTGCTGGCTCTCCTCGTAGATCTCCTCAATGCCGGGAGCAAGGTCTAGGAGGGGCGGGTGGAGGGTGAGTGGTGTCCGGGCCTGGGACTGCAGGCTGGGGCCAGGGACAGTCCCGTAGCCGGGGCGCACCCTAGAGACGACCCCCCGAGAACACAGGAGAGCGTGTCCTGGAGCCTGGCCTGACCTGGCCAAGCGTGGAGATGGTGCACGTGGGCCCCAGCCTGGCAACCGCTCAGGTTGTAGGTAACCCCAAACAGGCTGTGAGGGGACTGTGGGAGCCTGGGGGCTGCTCAGGTGCTGGGTGACCCCAAGCAGGCTGTGGAGGATCGTGGGAGCCTGGTGGGGTGTGGCACTGCTCATGAGTGAAGTAGCCGTGGCCCCGCCCTGACCCTCATCTGGACACAGGGAAGTGGCCCTGATGGACAGGCCTGGCCCCATGAGGCTGGAAGCACAGGCTCGCTGGCCTTTGGTTCACAACAATGTAGCAGGTGCCCCGTGAAGCCTGGGGATGAGCATGGTGGGCAGTGTGCACCAGCCTGAGCACCTTCCACAGACCTGCACGGCGATCCCACGAGCCCTGTGCCTGCGCCCGCCCAGGCCCACCCAGTACCCTCGCCCACCCAGGATGCATTGCGCTCCCACGAGCCCCTCGCCCACCTAGGCCCTCACTGCGCCCACCCAGGATGCATGGCGCTCCCACGAGCCCCTCGCCCACCTAGGCCCTCCCTGCACCCACCCAGGATGCATGGCGCTCCCACGAGCCCCTCGCCCACCTAGGCCCTCCCTGCACCCACCCAGGATGCATGGCGCTCCCACGAGCCCCTCGCCCACCTAGGCCCTCCCTGCGCCCACCCAGGATGCCCGGTGTTCCCACGAGCCCCTCGCCCACCTAGGCCCTCCCTGCACCCACCCAGGATGCCGGGTGTTCCCACGAGCCCCTCGCCCACCTAGGCCCTCCCCGTGCTCACCCACAATGCACGGCATTCCCACGAGCCCCATGCCCACCCAGGATGCACGGCGTTCCCACGAGCCCCACGCCGTACCCACCCACACCCCCTGGCACCCGCGCTCACCCAAGATGCCCATGTCATATTTGCCCTCCCGCTTGTCCATCTCGATGAGGTGGTCGAAGGTGTCTGAGAAGTACTGGAACAGGGCGTTCTGCTTGTGCACCTCCAGCCCCAGGATGCGGTTCAGGAACTTGGTGATGGAACAGTCTGGCAGGGGAGGGAGCCAAGCCTCAGGCTGCGCTGAGAATCCCCCTCCCCGCCTTGCTCCTCATCAGGGGCCAAGGTTGcatgagaggagagaggagagcgcCTCTGGGCCTGGGTGTGGGGCACTCACCCTTTTCCACGTCCAGGCAGCCATTCCGGGACTCCCGGCCGCCAATGCCCACAGACAGCAGGCCCTGCTTCATGTCTGTGGGGAGAGAGGCCTCACATGCTGGccttcccacccctgcccctccctcGAGGCCCCTAGCTCCTTTCCCAGAGACCAGCAGCTCCCTGGGGGGCTGGGGAGCAGCTGCAGCCTAGGGCCGGGGCCAGAGCCAGGAGCAGAGCCTTTTGCCTGACTGACAGGAGTGAGAACGGCATGTTCTTGGGGAGTAAACCCAAAccccaggcccctcagctgcCCTGGAAACCCACCCAGCAGTGCTGGGGGCCGCCTTGGCTCCCTTTGCTTTCACAGCCCCCTCTGTGCGTGTGTGGGGAGGGGTCCCTCAACACATAACCGGCCTACGAAGCCTGctgcccagctgctctggagcCCAGTGCTCTGCAATCCCTGCCCCTCCCAGGAAGACCCCCACCAGCCCAGCTTACCCCGGAAGAAGGTGGGGACTCCTCCAGGGTATCCCTGGGGCACAGGCACTTTGTTCTCAGTCTGGCTCAGGATGGTGGTGAGGACACAGTGCAGAGCCCGGGTGCCATACTAGGGGGAGAAGGTGGGTCGGGgaggaggcccagggaggaggcTGGCCTTCCCTGGACCCCTGCCTCCCCAGAATCCCACCCTTCCCTAGGCCCCTGGACCCTGCCCTCCCCTACACCCCACCTCCCCCAGCTCTCAGCCACCTCCTCCCCGGGGGTCCTAGACTGGGCCCTCCCCCAGATCCCTGGATGCCGCCTCCCTGAGCCCCTAGCTGCCCCCTTCCCTCCTGGGGGTCCTAAACCCGGCCCTCCTCCAGACCCCTGAGCCTCACGTGCCCCAGCCCCCATCTACCCCCTCCCCCAGGATCTTAGATCCAGCCCTCCCTAGACCCCTGACCGtgcctcccccagccctgccttCCCTGCAGTACCTTGTTCTCAAAGTTGTACTTGCTGAGGTCACGGGACTCCGTGGCGCGGCGGTCTCCATGGGTCAGGGCCCCCTGCCAGGGGTGGGGAGGCCATCAGTTGGTCACCTGGGGTCTGGTCTCTAGCCCCCCACAAAGCTTTGGAGAGCCTTCCTGGGCCTGTTCCTGGTTCTCAGCCCCGCCCCCACCTGCTCACCAGACTCTCCAGGCGCTTGGCCACGATGGAGGCAAACCGGCGCTCCCCGGCCAGCTCCGAGATGAGGAAGACATACTCTGGCGCGGAGACCTGGTTGGACCGGTGGGTGCGGCCTGGGGGCAGAGCTGGTGTAAGCCAGGCGGGGGCGGGGCCGAGACCACGTTGGGGGCGGGGCCAGGCAGCGCTGGGGGCGGGGCCGGACTCACCGAACTGCTGGATGGCGCGGTCGGCGCTCCACGGCAGCTCCAAGGTCATGTGCACGCGGCGCCGCTGGTTCTGGACGCGGCGGTCGGCTTGGAGGGAGACACCCGAGCTGGAGGCCTCCGAGATGATGGCCACAAGCTGGGGGGACAGAAGGGGCCAGGACGCGGTTGGTGCAAGGCCCGCCCCAGCGCTGCCGCCGCCTTCTCACCCGCTCGGCCCCCGCTCCAGGTCACTAGGACGTCCTGGGGCAGCGAGAGGCCTGCGCGGCGCGGACACTACCCGTCACACGGCCACTCGCGCCCGCACCTGGCACACACACACCTCGCAGAAGTGCGCGGGTCTGCAGTCCCCGGGGACCCTTGGGCCCCTCTGTGCCTCTTGGGTCCCATGGGCTGCGCCCAGTGCACTGCAGCCCCTCACCTTCTCGCCGCTCATGAAGCGCTGCTTCTCCCTGAGGTTCACATGGTCGATGGACAGACCCTGCTCTGCCCGCGACTCGAAGGCCACCGTCCCGTCCGGCCTGGACACCACGCGGCCTTTCCTGCCGGTCATCTGCAGCCGAGACAGGGACAAAACCGGCCGTCAGCGTTGTGGTCTCGCAGGAGTCTGGCCACCCATGTCTCAGCTTCCCTATGTCCTACAGTGGTCGTGGGCTCCCCGCTGTGGACGGGAGGTGGGGGTGCTGGGAAAGGGAGAGTGGGACTGCTGGACCCAGGCGATGTGTGCCCGTCCAAGACCTTGTATTATCAGCCAGCCGACGCCACGGAGTAAAATAGTGAAGCTGGGCGGGGGCAGGGAGTAGGAGGCCGCAGAGCCAGGCCCAGGGGCTTGAGTCCTGGCCCCGGGTACTTCAAGGGTGCGTTCAGGTAGTGATGTAAGCAGAGGCCTGCGCAGGCCAGGCTGGGGGATATGGGGCTTAGAGGAATGGGGGCGGAAAGCCCTCCACAGGAGGTCGTGGCCTCCCGGGCCGAGCTAGACAGGACGCTCCCGCCCCGGGGCTCCCCGAACGCTCCCTTCTCGCAGGGCCGCGGTGACGCAGAGTGACCAGCAGGGGCCATCAGAGCTGCGCAGAGCCTGCGTGAAGCCCCGCCCACTGCCCATGCCCCACCCACCACATATTCAGGCTGCTACGTCCCACCCACCTCCGCCACTCGCTGGGGGCCGCCCAGCTGGTCGATGAGCTCGTCCAGGGTGTTGACTGGCAGCTCCCGGCCCAGCCGCCGCACTTTGTCCAGCAGATCCTGCTTCAGCCGCTCCACCCGCTCCAGGACCCCCGGGCCATGCGGGTCTCTctgcaggaggcacaggggtcctAGGGAGGACGTGGAGGGTCAGGGCAGGACACGTTGGCTGCCTTCTAGGGCTCACCTAACTCAAGGCTGGCCCCTGGAGGGCAAGGACAAGGGGCCCGGGGCAACCCTGAGGGACGGCAGGGTGGCAGGGAAGCCCAGCACTGTGGCCCAGGACTGCTTTTCTGCACTTTTTTCCCTGAGACCAGCTGGGGCGAGACTAAGTCTCCTGTCTCGGACCAAACACTGCGACCTCACTGCCTCCACAGGGGTAGGGACTGCCCGCCCCgagccccagctctgcctctgacCAGTGGTATAACCCGacctcccctctctgggcctcagtttctcccatcTGTAAAGTAGGCACCATAGCAGCAGCTGGGCTCAGGTGGGCTGGACTGAGGGCTACAACCTGGGGTGGGTGGTGACCGCCAGGAGACCGGGGGAGCCTCAGGCTGGAATCCTGACCCACAGGTGGCTGCTCAGCCTGGACGGGAATCCTGACCCACAGGTAGCTGGCCAGCCTGGGCGAGCCCTCACCCCGGTCGTCACTGGGGAGCCCGATGGCATCAACGATGACAACGTCGTCATCCACCAGGGACTCAGGGGAGGAGTTGAAGTCACTGTCCAGGCCGGGGTCCGACTCCGTGCTGCTGTCGTCGCTGATGCGAATGACGCCTGCTGCCTCGCACGCCAGCCGGGGGGCTTTGGCCCCGCGTCCCCGAGGTCGCCCTGCTGGGAAGGACAGGGTCATCGAGGGCCAGATCACAACAGGGTGGAGGAGCAAGTGGAGGAGACGCAGCAGGACAGAGCAAGGCCAGTGGTCCGAGCTGGGGAGGTCCATCCGAGAACCCCCTGCCTCTGGGCAAACAGCTCAGCTGTTCTCCGGGGACGCCCTCTCGGGAACCCTGTGCCCGGTAGCCAGGAGGGTATGGTGTAAGAgggcaatatttttattttattttatttattttattttattttgagacggagtcttactctgtcgccaggctggagtgcagtggcatctcactgcactctctgcctcctgggttcaagcgattctcctacctcagccttccgagtagctgggattacaggcgcgcaccaccacgcctggctaatttcttgtattttagtagagacggggtttcaccatgttggccaggatggtgtcaatctcctgaccttgtgatccgcctgcctcagcctcccaaagtgctgggattataggcgtgagccaccacgcctggcttatttatttttgagatggagtttcactctgttgcccaggctgaagtgcagtggtgcgatctcagctcactgcaacctccacctcccgggttcaagcaattctcctgcctcagcctcctaagtagctgggattacaagcatgcaccaccatacctggctaatttttctattttagtagagatggagtttcatcatgctggctgggatggtctcaaactcctggcctcagcaaaTCCTGGTGAtttgctcgcctcagcctcccaaagtgctgggattacaacaggcgtgacccactgcgcctggccaatattttatttttattaatttttttgagacaagagtttttctctgtcacccaagttggagtccaatggcgtgatctcggctcactgcaatctccacctctcaggttcaagggattcccctgcctcagcctcccaagtagctgggattataggcatgtgccaccacgcccagctaatttttgtatttttagtagagacagggtctcaccatgttggccaggctggtcttaaactcctgacctcaggtgatcccccgcctcggcctcccaaagtgctgggattacaggtatgagccaacacgcccagcgaAGGGCACAATATTAATAAACCCACATCCAACGTCCTTTCaggcctggccagtatggtggaTACGCGGGGTGCCTGGGGAGACCACACACCAGACTTCAACCGGCAGCTCTGGGCTTCCCTGTGACAGAAGCCTGGGGGTTATCAATGGGCTCCCCAAGGGATCGTGGAGACCCTGAAAACGGAAGGTGGGAGAGGTCTCGCTCTGCACTCGCGTCTGTGTCCCGCCCCCAAGTCTCGCTCAGCACCCGCGTCTGTGTCCCGCCCCCAGGTCTTGCTCAGCACCCGCGTCTGTGTCCTTCAGGCTGTACGTTGCTTCCTCTTCCCTGAGCATTCCATGGCAGGGTCCATGCAAGACCTGCCACTGGCAGTGGAGCCTTGAACCTGCCTGGCACGGACAGGAGCTGCATTTGGCTGAGTGGACAGCGGAGTGGGGGAAGCAGGGAGCGACCGGCCGGCCCCCGGGGCGGGGAGAAAGCagaggggcaggggtgggtgcGGCCATGGGGGGCAGGGCTTACGTTTCCGCTTGCTGCCCGCTCCTCTGTCCCGCTTTCTCTTGGTGGACGGAAAGTGCTTCTGAATTAGCGACAGGAACACGCCTCTGAAAGTGAGACGCGGAGTTTATTCTCACACGAGGAGCTGAGGCCAGGCGGGGTTGCTCTCCAGGAGCTGGACGCACCCCTGGGTCCCTGTGGGGGTCCCGGACAGGGCCGGGCCTGCGCAGAGGGTCTCGTGTGGAGTGCGCTGGGGAGGACTGAGGGCTGCCTGTGAGCTCTCCCCTGGCCTCCTGGTGTCACAGGGCCACC is a window encoding:
- the GPX4 gene encoding phospholipid hydroperoxide glutathione peroxidase GPX4 isoform X2; translated protein: MGRAGAGSPGRRRQRCQSRGRRRPRAPRRRKAPACRRRRARRGRKEPCPRSSGPEIHECPESQDPCASRDDWRCARSMHEFSAKDIDGHTVNLDKYRGFVCIVTNVASQUGKTEVNYTQLVDLHARYAECGLRILAFPCNQFGKQEPGSNEEIKEFAAGYNVKFDMFSKICVNGDDAHPLWKWMKIQPKGKGILGKCVTSGGIWTPSLHSSSLTRTAAW
- the GPX4 gene encoding phospholipid hydroperoxide glutathione peroxidase GPX4 isoform X1, whose translation is MGRAGAGSPGRRRQRCQSRGRRRPRAPRRRKAPACRRRRARRGRKEPCPRSSGPEIHECPESQDPCASRDDWRCARSMHEFSAKDIDGHTVNLDKYRGFVCIVTNVASQUGKTEVNYTQLVDLHARYAECGLRILAFPCNQFGKQEPGSNEEIKEFAAGYNVKFDMFSKICVNGDDAHPLWKWMKIQPKGKGILGNAIKWNFTKFLIDKNGCVVKRYGPMEEPLVIEKDLPHYF
- the GPX4 gene encoding phospholipid hydroperoxide glutathione peroxidase GPX4 isoform X3 → MSLGRLCRLLKPALLCGALAAPGLAGTMCASRDDWRCARSMHEFSAKDIDGHTVNLDKYRGFVCIVTNVASQUGKTEVNYTQLVDLHARYAECGLRILAFPCNQFGKQEPGSNEEIKEFAAGYNVKFDMFSKICVNGDDAHPLWKWMKIQPKGKGILGNAIKWNFTKFLIDKNGCVVKRYGPMEEPLVIEKDLPHYF